The following DNA comes from Nocardioides sp. JQ2195.
TGGTGCGCTCGAGCTTCTTGCCGGGCAGCGGACCGAGGTCGCGCAGACCCACGATCAGCGGGAGGCCGACGAAGCCGAGGGCCCCGATCATCGTGTTGCGAATCAGCGGGCGACGGGCGATGCCCGACTCCTCGAGACCCGCGGAGAGTGCGGCGAGAGTGGCCTCGCGGTCCTCCTCGGAGGAGGACGCCGGGTGCCGCAGCTCGGAGATCTCGACGTCACCCATGAGCTTGCGGGCCCAATGGATGATGCCGATGCCGATGAACATCAGCGCGAGGCCGAGGGTGGTGCCGAGGGCGATGTTGGAGGCGCCCAGGCCGATGAACGTGTCGGTCTCGTCCTTGATGTCGAGCGTGAAGTAGGCGACACAGAAGAGCACAGCCATGAGCATCGAGGCGACGAAGAAGCCCGCCACCTGGCGCTCGGCGCGGCGCTCGGCCTTCTCGTCGACGTCGGTGGGACGCGGCCGGTGGGCTGGCAGGCCCGGGTTGACGATGGGCTCCTCGATGGGGGCCGGCAGGTTGTTCGACGACCCTGCGTCGTGGTGGTCGCTCACGCGTTCGTCTCCTCACTGCTGGACTCGGTCTTCTCGGAGCGCGCGGAGTGGGCCGCGATCCAGTAGGCGAAGCCCACCAGGCCACCGATGCCCAGGATCCACGCGAACATGCCCTCACTCACCGGGCCGAGGCCGCCGAGGCCGAAGCCGCCGTAGCCCGGGTTGTCCTCGATGGCGTTGAGGTAGGCGATGATCGCTGCCTTGTCCTCGGGCGCGATGTTGCCGTTGGAGAAGACGTCCATCTGGGACGGACCGGTCAGCATGGCCTCGTAGATGTGCTTGTCGGAGGTCTCGCGCAGGCTCGGCGCCTCCTTGCCCCAGGGCATGGCTCCGCCAGAGCCCTCGAAGTTGTGGCAGGCCGAGCAGTTGGCGAGGAACAGCTGGCCACCGCGCACGATGGCCTCGCTCTTCTGCTCGCCGGTCAGGTGGTCGAGGCTGTACTCGTCCGACGTCGGGATCGACGGCCCGGGGCCGAGCGAGGCGACGTACGCAGCGAGCTGCTCGATCTCCTCGTCGCTGTAGAGCTTGTCCTTCACCGCGGCCTGCTGGCCCGGCTGGGACATCGGCATCCGGCCGGTGCCGACCTGGAAGTCGACGGCGGCAGCGCCGACACCGATCAGCGAGGGGCCGTACTGGCCGTTCTGGCTGTTGATGCCCTCGCCGTTCTGGCCGTGGCAGAAGGCGCAGCCGACCAGGAAGAGCTCGCGGCCGGCCGCGATCTGCTCATCCTGGTTGTCCGAGCCCTTCTCAGCGTTGGCCGGAGCGAAGGCGGCGTACATGGTGCCGGTGAACAGCAGGCCAAGGAGCATGACCAGGAGCCCGGCAAGCGGCCGCCGGCGGTGCCGTGAGACACGGCCGGCCAAGCGGTTGAGAGGGCGATTCAGAAGACGCACGTTCAGTCCCTATGTCCTAGATCTTTGTCCGGTGCTACTTGATCAGATAGATGGTCGCGAAGAGACCGATCCACACAACGTCGACGAAGTGCCAGTAGTAGGACACGACGATCGCGCTCACAGCCTGCTCATGGGTGAAGCGGCGGGCCAGGTAGGTGCGTCCGAGGACGAACAGGAACGCAATCAGACCACCGGTCACGTGGATGCCGTGGAAGCCAGTGGTGAGGTAGAAGACCGTCCCGTAGGAGTTCGCCGGGATGGTGAGCCCGTGGTGGATGAGCTCGGCGTACTCGGTGGCCTGGCCGCCGATGAAGACGGCACCCATCACGAAGGTGAGGATGAACCACTCACGAAGGCCCCATCCGGGCACGTTGAAGATGGAGCCCTTTCGGCCCACCTGCCCGCGCTCGGCGGCGAAGACGCCCAGCTGGCAGGTCACCGACGACAACACCAGGATCGTGGTGTTGGTCGAGGCAAACGGAAGGTTCAACAGCTCCGTCTGGCTCGCCCACAGGGACTCGCTCTGAGCCCTGATGGTGAAGTAGCACGCAAACAGCGCGGCAAAGAACATCAGCTCGCTCGAGAGCCAGATGATCGTGCCTACGCTGACCATGCTGGGACGGTCATGATGCCCGTGTAGACGG
Coding sequences within:
- a CDS encoding Rieske 2Fe-2S domain-containing protein — encoded protein: MSDHHDAGSSNNLPAPIEEPIVNPGLPAHRPRPTDVDEKAERRAERQVAGFFVASMLMAVLFCVAYFTLDIKDETDTFIGLGASNIALGTTLGLALMFIGIGIIHWARKLMGDVEISELRHPASSSEEDREATLAALSAGLEESGIARRPLIRNTMIGALGFVGLPLIVGLRDLGPLPGKKLERTIWKSGTRIVRDVTGTPVRPEQLEVGDLMNAQPEGLVIPHSEEVEQEGHSRGVKYLEGVDLQVEKSKSSVILLRMEPKDQTFSERSPENWSVNGIVAFSKICTHVGCPISLNEQQTHHLLCPCHQSTFDLADGGRVVFGPAARALPQLPLTVKDGYLVARSDFVEPVGPSYWERDSE
- a CDS encoding c-type cytochrome — its product is MLLGLLFTGTMYAAFAPANAEKGSDNQDEQIAAGRELFLVGCAFCHGQNGEGINSQNGQYGPSLIGVGAAAVDFQVGTGRMPMSQPGQQAAVKDKLYSDEEIEQLAAYVASLGPGPSIPTSDEYSLDHLTGEQKSEAIVRGGQLFLANCSACHNFEGSGGAMPWGKEAPSLRETSDKHIYEAMLTGPSQMDVFSNGNIAPEDKAAIIAYLNAIEDNPGYGGFGLGGLGPVSEGMFAWILGIGGLVGFAYWIAAHSARSEKTESSSEETNA
- a CDS encoding heme-copper oxidase subunit III; this encodes MRPVATATAIPASRLHGHHDRPSMVSVGTIIWLSSELMFFAALFACYFTIRAQSESLWASQTELLNLPFASTNTTILVLSSVTCQLGVFAAERGQVGRKGSIFNVPGWGLREWFILTFVMGAVFIGGQATEYAELIHHGLTIPANSYGTVFYLTTGFHGIHVTGGLIAFLFVLGRTYLARRFTHEQAVSAIVVSYYWHFVDVVWIGLFATIYLIK